The Streptomyces sp. NBC_00162 genome window below encodes:
- a CDS encoding RNA polymerase sigma factor: MQCRRFRRPRHFYDLSDRLLAVRASEGDDDAFAVLVRRHSSPLLALAHHLLGNRADAEDAVQDAFLAAWRQLPEFRHGASFGTWMYRIVTNSCLSTLRRRPRALPLDTVPEPASHDPGSSPPRVAETDAATAALAAALGELNPEQRACWVLRELHGLHYEEIAHVTGTSEQTVRGRLFRARHALQEAMRPWR; encoded by the coding sequence ATCCAGTGCCGACGCTTCAGGCGGCCGAGGCACTTTTACGATCTGTCGGACAGGCTGCTGGCCGTACGGGCTTCCGAGGGAGATGACGACGCGTTCGCCGTCCTGGTCCGCCGTCACAGCAGCCCGCTGCTCGCACTCGCCCACCACCTCCTCGGCAACCGGGCGGATGCCGAGGACGCCGTCCAGGACGCATTTCTCGCCGCCTGGCGACAGCTGCCGGAGTTCCGCCACGGCGCCTCTTTCGGCACCTGGATGTACCGCATCGTCACCAACTCCTGCCTCAGTACCCTGCGGCGCCGCCCCCGTGCTCTCCCCCTGGACACCGTTCCCGAGCCCGCATCCCACGATCCGGGAAGCTCACCACCGCGCGTCGCCGAGACGGACGCGGCCACGGCCGCCCTGGCGGCGGCACTAGGCGAACTCAACCCCGAGCAGCGGGCCTGCTGGGTCCTGCGGGAACTGCACGGCCTGCACTACGAGGAGATCGCACACGTGACCGGTACCAGCGAACAAACGGTGCGGGGCAGACTCTTTCGCGCACGACACGCTCTGCAGGAGGCGATGCGCCCATGGCGCTAG
- a CDS encoding IS5 family transposase (programmed frameshift) encodes MGSGRWGWIVPDGLWEIVRPLLPPARVRPQGGGIANIDDEAVFAAIIYVLVSGCAWRALPPCFGASKSTVHRRFVIWSRAGVWGRLHQKVLQLLDEQGLVDLSRSVLDSAHVRAKKGGELTGPSPVDRGKSGSKMHVLSDADGLPLRVGLSAANTHDSLGLKPMLSHFHMGHESHAADSKPTRLHADKAYDIPHLRRWLWGKRIGVRIARKGIESSERLGRRRWVIERTMSWLTGYRRLNHRYERNPGNYLAFLGLAAAICCYKRFLNLTM; translated from the exons ATGGGGAGTGGACGGTGGGGATGGATCGTTCCGGATGGACTGTGGGAGATAGTGCGGCCGTTGTTGCCGCCGGCACGGGTCCGGCCGCAAGGTGGCGGGATCGCGAACATCGATGATGAGGCGGTCTTCGCCGCCATCATCTACGTGCTGGTCAGCGGGTGCGCCTGGCGGGCCCTGCCTCCGTGCTTCGGGGCGTCGAAGTCGACTGTGCACCGCCGGTTTGTCATCTGGTCGCGGGCCGGGGTCTGGGGCCGGCTTCACCAGAAGGTCCTCCAGCTCCTGGACGAACAGGGCCTGGTCGACCTCTCCCGTTCGGTACTCGACTCCGCACACGTCCGCGCTA AAAAAGGGGGCGAACTCACAGGTCCGAGTCCCGTGGACCGGGGCAAGTCAGGTTCCAAGATGCACGTCCTGTCGGACGCGGATGGACTGCCCCTACGCGTCGGACTCTCCGCGGCGAACACCCACGACAGCCTCGGGCTGAAGCCGATGCTGTCTCATTTCCACATGGGACACGAATCCCACGCAGCCGATTCCAAGCCGACACGACTCCACGCGGACAAGGCCTACGACATCCCCCACCTGCGGCGATGGCTCTGGGGCAAGCGGATCGGGGTCCGCATCGCCCGCAAGGGCATCGAGTCCAGCGAACGATTGGGTCGCCGCCGGTGGGTGATCGAGCGGACGATGTCCTGGCTTACCGGCTACCGCCGGCTCAACCACCGCTATGAGCGGAACCCCGGCAACTACCTGGCCTTTCTCGGCCTGGCCGCAGCCATCTGCTGCTACAAACGCTTCCTCAACCTCACCATGTAG
- a CDS encoding helix-turn-helix domain-containing protein, producing the protein MAVNGNPTVRRRRLGAELRRLRLARGLTSTQVAERLLISQPKISHLENGRRAIKPRDVRDLCALYGVTDPQVVDALMRMATESERQGWWVACGEIPYAVYIGLETAAASVRSYEPLVIPGLLQTPAYARAVIEETIPLATPEQIAVRREVRLRRQSRAHHPARRLRLWVVLDESALRRVVGSPQIMREQLAYLNRLGAQPHITVQVLPHSTGAHPGLSGQFSILDFPDAPGAGTVYLERFTSDLYLEKRSDVQHYSAMFDHLQAQALNPERTRCFITRAAEEPPAAASPPGWP; encoded by the coding sequence GTGGCGGTGAACGGAAACCCGACCGTCAGACGACGCCGGCTGGGCGCGGAGCTGCGCCGGCTCCGCCTGGCCCGTGGCCTGACCAGTACACAGGTGGCTGAACGCCTGTTGATCTCCCAGCCCAAGATCAGCCACTTGGAGAACGGCCGCCGCGCCATCAAGCCCCGCGATGTGCGGGACCTGTGCGCCCTCTACGGAGTCACCGACCCGCAGGTCGTCGACGCCTTGATGCGGATGGCCACGGAATCCGAGCGGCAGGGCTGGTGGGTCGCCTGCGGGGAGATTCCGTACGCCGTCTACATCGGCCTGGAGACGGCAGCCGCATCTGTCCGCTCCTACGAGCCCCTGGTGATCCCCGGCCTGCTGCAAACACCCGCCTACGCCCGAGCCGTCATCGAGGAAACGATCCCTCTGGCCACTCCCGAGCAGATCGCCGTGCGCCGTGAGGTCCGGCTGCGCCGCCAGTCCCGGGCCCACCACCCGGCCCGGCGCTTGCGCTTATGGGTGGTACTGGATGAATCCGCACTGCGCCGCGTGGTCGGCAGCCCGCAGATCATGCGCGAACAGCTCGCGTACCTGAACCGCCTCGGCGCGCAGCCGCACATCACCGTGCAGGTCCTCCCACACAGCACGGGAGCCCACCCCGGCCTCTCGGGACAGTTCTCCATCCTCGACTTCCCCGACGCCCCCGGGGCGGGGACGGTGTACCTGGAACGGTTCACCAGCGACCTCTACCTGGAGAAACGATCCGACGTGCAGCACTACAGCGCCATGTTCGACCACCTCCAGGCCCAGGCCCTGAACCCGGAGCGCACCCGCTGCTTCATCACCCGCGCCGCCGAGGAGCCGCCGGCCGCGGCATCCCCGCCCGGCTGGCCGTGA
- a CDS encoding ATP-binding protein translates to MDTMSVTVATVRSSTSVAGARESARHFLEDLVPAIAAAAADTVVLVVSELVTNALRHGGGTCALDLTAHPDSIEVAVHDPSPQVPRMRTPDLNGGTGGFGWPMVNRLAHATAVTRQATGGKTVSALLAR, encoded by the coding sequence ATGGACACGATGAGCGTCACCGTCGCAACCGTCCGCTCCTCGACATCCGTCGCCGGCGCCCGCGAGAGCGCCCGGCACTTCCTCGAAGATCTCGTACCGGCGATTGCGGCCGCGGCCGCCGACACGGTGGTTCTGGTCGTCTCAGAGCTCGTCACCAACGCCCTGCGCCACGGCGGCGGCACCTGCGCCCTGGACTTGACCGCGCACCCGGACAGCATCGAGGTGGCCGTGCACGACCCCAGCCCCCAGGTGCCGCGCATGCGCACCCCCGACCTGAACGGCGGCACCGGCGGATTCGGCTGGCCCATGGTCAACCGCCTCGCCCACGCCACCGCAGTCACCCGCCAGGCGACCGGCGGCAAGACCGTAAGCGCCCTCCTCGCCCGGTAG
- a CDS encoding isoamylase early set domain-containing protein yields MLERTLRKDRTEVTFVLPADTPPGPVSVVGDFNEWQPGVHTLRPRKDGKRAVTVELPSESTHSFRYLAAGDYWFNDESAGDREGPNSRLHT; encoded by the coding sequence ATGCTGGAGCGCACGCTGCGCAAGGACCGCACCGAGGTCACCTTCGTCCTTCCCGCGGACACCCCGCCCGGGCCGGTCAGCGTGGTTGGCGATTTCAACGAATGGCAGCCAGGCGTGCACACCCTGCGGCCGCGCAAGGACGGGAAGCGGGCGGTGACGGTCGAGCTGCCATCCGAGAGCACGCACTCCTTCCGGTATCTGGCCGCCGGTGACTACTGGTTCAACGACGAGAGCGCCGGTGACCGGGAAGGCCCCAACAGTCGCCTGCACACCTGA
- a CDS encoding HAD family hydrolase, with protein MISEPGQSGVMRYVLFDVDGTLIDAVDNQRLVWRTWAERYGLDPDEVYRVALRTRPMETFAQVAPDQDPGECLAALHELEDEDVRSGAYAAFGGASELLSALQPGSWALVTSNYEHRVRGRFARTGLPVPEVLVDAAAVAEGKPSPVPYLQAAARLGAKPEDCLVIEDAPSGVESGLRAGMTVWGVNAPAAVDGVHRHFGSLREAVRDVLAFASGPRPHGLEGSAAVK; from the coding sequence GTGATCAGTGAACCCGGCCAGTCTGGTGTGATGAGGTATGTCCTGTTTGATGTCGATGGCACGTTGATCGACGCGGTGGACAATCAGCGCCTTGTTTGGCGAACGTGGGCAGAGCGATACGGACTGGACCCCGATGAGGTCTACCGGGTGGCACTGCGGACGAGGCCGATGGAGACCTTTGCGCAGGTTGCTCCGGACCAGGACCCTGGGGAGTGCCTTGCCGCACTGCACGAGCTGGAGGACGAGGACGTCCGCTCCGGCGCTTATGCCGCCTTCGGCGGGGCCTCGGAGCTGCTGAGTGCTCTGCAGCCCGGGTCCTGGGCACTGGTGACTTCGAACTATGAGCACCGGGTGCGGGGACGCTTCGCACGGACGGGCTTGCCAGTCCCGGAGGTCCTCGTGGATGCGGCCGCCGTGGCGGAAGGCAAGCCGTCGCCGGTGCCGTATCTGCAGGCAGCCGCGCGACTTGGTGCCAAACCGGAGGACTGTCTGGTCATCGAAGACGCCCCTTCCGGGGTGGAGTCCGGGCTCCGTGCCGGGATGACGGTGTGGGGTGTCAACGCCCCTGCGGCGGTGGACGGCGTGCATCGTCACTTCGGCAGCCTGCGCGAAGCGGTCCGCGACGTCCTTGCCTTCGCGTCCGGACCCCGCCCTCACGGGCTGGAGGGCTCAGCCGCGGTGAAATGA
- a CDS encoding chaplin codes for MFRFAKAVAVTAATGAVLAGGAGMAAADATAEGAAIGSPGVLSGNVVQVPIHIPVNLCGNTVNIVGLLNPAFGNTCINNGGSDGHHKADHHGKY; via the coding sequence ATGTTCCGTTTCGCCAAGGCCGTAGCCGTTACCGCCGCCACTGGTGCCGTCCTGGCAGGCGGGGCCGGCATGGCCGCCGCCGACGCCACGGCAGAGGGCGCTGCCATCGGCTCCCCGGGTGTCCTGTCCGGCAACGTCGTCCAGGTGCCCATCCACATCCCGGTCAACCTCTGCGGCAACACCGTCAACATCGTCGGCCTCCTCAACCCCGCCTTCGGCAACACCTGCATCAACAACGGCGGCTCGGACGGGCACCACAAGGCCGACCACCACGGCAAGTACTGA
- a CDS encoding DUF6286 domain-containing protein, whose protein sequence is MAGTGILLFDVSMVRAGHHGAAWRTRLAHELATRPLDDIWMLTGAALTAALGLWLIILALTPGLRHQLPLNAPAGQCRVQAVLERDAAALMLRDAAMRVPGVSRARIRVRRHRIKARADIRFRDPGEVKTDLTAVLYEQRDRLALVHPPRLTVRVRQRRN, encoded by the coding sequence GTGGCCGGCACCGGGATCCTGCTGTTCGACGTCTCCATGGTGCGGGCCGGCCACCATGGCGCCGCCTGGCGCACCCGCCTCGCCCACGAACTGGCCACCCGCCCCCTGGACGACATCTGGATGCTCACCGGCGCCGCCCTCACCGCAGCCCTCGGCCTCTGGCTGATCATCCTGGCGCTCACCCCCGGCCTGCGCCACCAACTGCCACTCAACGCCCCCGCCGGCCAGTGCAGGGTGCAGGCCGTGCTGGAACGCGACGCCGCCGCCCTGATGCTGCGGGATGCCGCCATGCGCGTCCCCGGCGTCAGCCGGGCCAGGATCCGGGTTCGGCGACACCGCATCAAGGCCCGCGCAGACATACGCTTCCGCGACCCCGGCGAGGTCAAGACCGACCTCACCGCCGTTCTGTACGAGCAACGCGACCGGCTCGCCCTGGTCCATCCGCCCAGGCTCACCGTCCGCGTACGCCAGCGCCGCAACTGA
- a CDS encoding transposase — MAGVITASEPSWIVPFSGLSPRQFMKLVTALRREGADATRRGRPWSLPLADRTLLVTAYWRTNLTMRQLAPLFGISKSAADRIIDHLGPLLALQPRRRFARDAVLIVDGTLVPTRDHTIAEQSKNYRYSTNHQVVIDADTRRVVVVGRPLPGNRNDCRAWEQSGAKAAVGKTMTIADGGYPGTGLVMPHRRRKGEELPDWKQEHNRSYKQVRARVEHTFARMKTWKILRDCRLKGDGVHHAMLGIARLHNLNLVG, encoded by the coding sequence GTGGCTGGTGTGATCACGGCGTCAGAGCCGTCTTGGATAGTCCCGTTCTCCGGGCTGAGCCCGCGCCAGTTCATGAAACTGGTGACGGCGCTGCGTCGCGAGGGGGCCGACGCCACCCGCCGGGGCAGGCCGTGGAGCCTGCCGCTGGCAGACAGGACACTGCTGGTCACGGCGTACTGGCGCACAAACTTGACGATGCGCCAGCTCGCCCCGCTGTTCGGCATCTCCAAGTCCGCTGCCGACCGCATCATCGACCACCTCGGTCCGCTCCTGGCGCTTCAGCCTCGGCGCCGCTTCGCGAGAGACGCCGTGCTCATCGTGGACGGCACCCTGGTACCCACCCGCGACCACACGATCGCCGAGCAGTCCAAGAACTACAGGTACTCCACCAACCACCAGGTGGTCATCGACGCCGATACCCGCCGGGTCGTCGTGGTCGGCCGGCCTCTACCGGGCAACCGCAACGACTGCAGGGCGTGGGAGCAATCCGGCGCCAAAGCCGCTGTCGGGAAGACGATGACAATCGCCGATGGCGGCTATCCGGGCACCGGGCTCGTCATGCCCCACCGCCGCCGCAAGGGCGAGGAACTCCCCGACTGGAAGCAGGAGCACAACCGCTCGTACAAGCAGGTCCGCGCCCGCGTCGAGCACACTTTCGCCCGAATGAAGACCTGGAAGATCCTCCGTGACTGCCGTCTCAAGGGCGACGGCGTCCACCACGCCATGCTCGGCATCGCCCGCCTGCACAACCTCAACCTCGTCGGATAA
- a CDS encoding nucleotide triphosphate diphosphatase NUDT15 has protein sequence MRLPGTTQKHPVHMWVLTPQLWEDLLVEHGLTLEKATAIDEPQPGNQASYRLYEVRRPQRVPSRQRTSTPPPPRAFVGVGVIIHGPDGVLLGQHRRGTFELPGGSVEPGETFAEAAVRELHEEAGIVADVADTVVLGTLLARVGDIVRVTVPVLVTRWSGVPLQCEEAIGAWEFWPRDALPQPLFVPSAQCLTAWDPTLRIDHPAAGFLAYKAADRA, from the coding sequence TTGCGGCTTCCCGGCACCACCCAGAAGCACCCCGTCCACATGTGGGTCCTGACCCCCCAGCTGTGGGAAGACCTCCTGGTCGAGCACGGCCTCACCCTGGAGAAGGCCACGGCGATCGACGAACCGCAGCCGGGCAACCAGGCCTCCTACCGGCTGTACGAGGTCCGGCGTCCGCAGAGGGTGCCGAGCCGCCAGCGCACCAGTACTCCACCGCCTCCACGCGCGTTCGTGGGAGTCGGCGTGATCATCCACGGGCCGGATGGTGTCCTGCTGGGCCAACACCGTCGTGGAACTTTCGAATTGCCGGGTGGATCGGTTGAACCCGGCGAGACCTTCGCCGAGGCCGCAGTACGCGAACTCCACGAGGAGGCCGGCATCGTGGCCGATGTCGCCGACACCGTCGTGCTGGGCACCCTCCTGGCCCGGGTGGGTGACATCGTCCGGGTGACGGTGCCCGTCCTGGTGACCCGGTGGTCCGGTGTACCGCTGCAGTGCGAAGAAGCCATCGGGGCCTGGGAGTTCTGGCCCCGGGACGCGCTGCCCCAGCCTCTGTTCGTGCCGAGCGCGCAGTGCCTGACGGCATGGGATCCGACACTCCGCATCGACCACCCGGCCGCCGGCTTCCTGGCATACAAGGCTGCCGACCGCGCCTAG
- the amaP gene encoding alkaline shock response membrane anchor protein AmaP codes for MKRQSVINRILLALAGIVLLTGGLLVLAGGLDLYRRRHLTPPDGWPLTNPHNVLLSAADRTRWTGQGWWWPVVIAALAVIVLLALWWLLEQLRRTRPGHMPIGTPPTEGVELHDHALSDAIAADARQLPGVQQARVQMTGRANHPEVRITVTLTPGSEPGSVLQALCHGPLERAHQSTGWTQLPTQARLQVTTHKPHRAE; via the coding sequence ATGAAGAGGCAATCGGTGATCAACCGGATCCTGCTGGCTCTGGCGGGCATCGTCCTGCTCACAGGCGGCCTCCTCGTCCTCGCGGGTGGCCTCGATCTCTACCGGCGCCGGCACCTGACGCCACCCGACGGATGGCCCCTGACCAACCCGCACAACGTCCTGCTCAGCGCCGCCGACCGCACCCGCTGGACCGGTCAGGGCTGGTGGTGGCCCGTGGTGATCGCTGCCCTGGCCGTCATCGTGCTGCTCGCCCTGTGGTGGCTGCTGGAGCAACTGCGCCGAACCCGCCCAGGACACATGCCCATCGGAACACCCCCGACAGAGGGCGTGGAACTCCACGACCACGCCCTCAGCGACGCGATCGCCGCCGACGCGCGCCAACTGCCCGGCGTCCAGCAAGCGCGGGTGCAGATGACCGGCCGGGCCAACCATCCCGAGGTCCGCATTACTGTGACGCTCACCCCGGGCAGCGAGCCCGGCTCCGTCCTGCAGGCCCTGTGCCACGGCCCACTGGAACGCGCCCACCAATCCACCGGCTGGACCCAACTCCCCACCCAGGCACGACTGCAGGTCACCACCCACAAACCCCACCGCGCCGAATAG
- a CDS encoding Asp23/Gls24 family envelope stress response protein, producing MSETTSRPTPGENQPSTAGKTLQGRTGAGAPPETRGRTTIADSVVEKIAGMATREVPGIHSLGAGMARTFGAVRDRVPGGHPSVTRGVKVEVGERQTAVDLDVVVEYGVSIVDVAGDVRTNVITAVERMTGLEVVEVNITVDDVHLPIEEDEREETEGRVQ from the coding sequence ATGTCGGAAACCACCAGCCGCCCCACACCAGGTGAGAACCAGCCCAGCACCGCGGGCAAGACGCTGCAGGGCCGCACCGGCGCCGGGGCCCCGCCCGAGACGCGCGGGCGGACCACCATCGCCGACAGCGTGGTGGAGAAGATCGCAGGAATGGCTACCCGCGAGGTGCCGGGCATCCACAGCCTCGGCGCCGGGATGGCCCGCACTTTTGGCGCCGTCCGCGACCGGGTACCCGGCGGACACCCCAGCGTGACCCGCGGAGTGAAGGTCGAAGTGGGCGAGCGCCAGACAGCCGTCGACCTCGACGTGGTCGTCGAGTACGGCGTGTCCATCGTGGACGTCGCGGGCGACGTCCGCACCAACGTCATCACGGCCGTGGAACGCATGACGGGCCTGGAAGTCGTCGAGGTGAACATCACCGTCGACGATGTCCACCTGCCCATTGAGGAGGACGAGCGGGAGGAGACCGAGGGCCGCGTGCAGTGA
- a CDS encoding STAS domain-containing protein: MDLKVSYEHVSEFVTVVTLEGELDVYEAPKLRNPLVDLVNHGRVFLVLDLSAVDFVDSTGFGVLVGGLKRVRAHNGGMALVVTQERVANGFRIQGLTKVFPIFDTVDPAVEHLGRTVPGVHD; encoded by the coding sequence GTGGACCTGAAGGTGTCGTATGAACACGTCTCCGAGTTCGTCACTGTGGTGACACTCGAGGGCGAGTTGGACGTCTACGAAGCGCCGAAACTGCGCAATCCGCTGGTCGACTTGGTAAACCATGGAAGGGTGTTCCTCGTACTGGATCTGTCGGCGGTCGACTTCGTGGACTCAACGGGATTCGGTGTGTTGGTCGGTGGCCTGAAGCGGGTCCGCGCCCATAATGGCGGAATGGCATTGGTTGTGACTCAGGAGAGAGTTGCGAATGGGTTCCGTATCCAGGGGCTGACCAAAGTGTTTCCCATCTTCGACACGGTGGACCCAGCCGTCGAGCACCTCGGCCGAACAGTGCCTGGAGTCCATGACTGA
- a CDS encoding STAS domain-containing protein encodes MTVVTLRDELDVYNAPDLRKLIVDLISQGRVFLVLDMARVDGMDSTGTGVLVGALKRVRAYDGGISLVVPHERIHKIFRITGLTKVFPIFDSVDRAVEFLGREQGLHG; translated from the coding sequence ATCACCGTGGTGACACTCAGGGACGAGTTGGACGTCTACAACGCGCCGGACTTGCGCAAACTGATCGTGGACCTGATCAGTCAGGGAAGGGTGTTTCTGGTCCTGGACATGGCGAGGGTCGACGGCATGGACTCGACGGGAACCGGTGTGTTGGTTGGTGCTCTGAAGCGGGTCCGTGCCTACGATGGCGGAATTTCCCTGGTGGTGCCTCATGAGAGAATCCATAAGATCTTCCGGATCACTGGGCTGACTAAAGTGTTTCCCATCTTCGACAGCGTGGACCGCGCGGTTGAGTTCCTCGGCCGGGAGCAGGGCCTCCATGGCTGA
- a CDS encoding IS5 family transposase: MVVTRRQLTNAQWKFIEPYLPIGRYGPYPERLREQFEGVIWRFRSSAQWREMPAEFGPWATVYGRFRVWRDAGVFTGLLEGLIAEGARGEEQTCHWSAWTPQRSAPTMTPQGCASASTSWRPWKKPRRSRKRPIKRGGPEEQNGQAERRRIRRRRKLRLKEALLGRSRGGLTSKIHLAADRRCRPLALVLTAGQAGDSPQFIPVLKRVRVRLPVGRPRTMPGAVAADKAYSSRGNRSYLRRRGIKAVIPEKRDQAANRKKKGARGGRPVSHDADLYKERNTVERLINKLKAWRGIATRYDKAPESYLAGLHLRAAMIWIDDLLKTAE; this comes from the coding sequence GTGGTCGTAACACGCAGGCAACTCACCAATGCCCAGTGGAAGTTCATCGAGCCGTATCTGCCGATCGGTAGGTACGGCCCGTACCCGGAGCGGTTGCGGGAGCAGTTCGAGGGTGTGATCTGGCGGTTCCGGTCCAGTGCCCAGTGGCGGGAGATGCCTGCCGAGTTCGGCCCCTGGGCCACCGTCTACGGACGCTTCCGCGTCTGGCGGGACGCCGGCGTCTTCACCGGCCTGCTGGAAGGCCTGATCGCCGAGGGTGCCCGCGGGGAAGAACAGACTTGTCACTGGTCAGCGTGGACTCCACAACGGTCCGCGCCCACCATGACGCCGCAGGGATGCGCGTCAGCAAGTACCTCATGGAGGCCCTGGAAGAAGCCGCGCAGGAGCAGGAAGCGGCCCATCAAAAGGGGCGGACCGGAGGAACAGAACGGACAGGCCGAGCGTCGGCGCATCCGACGCAGACGCAAGCTCCGCCTGAAGGAAGCCCTGCTCGGAAGGTCCCGGGGCGGACTGACCAGCAAGATTCATCTCGCCGCGGACCGCAGGTGCCGTCCGCTCGCGCTGGTCCTGACCGCCGGGCAGGCCGGGGACAGCCCGCAGTTCATCCCCGTGCTCAAGAGGGTGAGAGTCCGCCTGCCCGTCGGCCGTCCCCGCACGATGCCCGGCGCGGTTGCCGCGGATAAGGCCTACTCGTCCCGCGGCAACCGCTCCTACCTGCGCAGACGCGGTATCAAGGCAGTCATCCCGGAAAAGCGGGACCAGGCCGCCAACCGGAAGAAGAAGGGCGCACGAGGCGGCCGACCCGTCAGCCACGACGCCGACCTCTACAAGGAGCGGAACACGGTCGAACGTCTGATCAACAAGCTGAAGGCCTGGCGAGGGATCGCCACCCGCTATGACAAGGCGCCCGAGAGCTACCTCGCCGGCCTCCACCTCCGCGCCGCAATGATCTGGATCGACGACCTGCTGAAAACCGCCGAATGA
- the tpg gene encoding telomere-protecting terminal protein Tpg, translated as MGIVGDSLERATAAKGTRPIPKSAGAQMRYLVKQHKGSTKAVASLLGISQRTVERYVKDQIKTPRPELAEHMAAEATRRWQPLVKKRAREQAAKRTGLVIETRARSGFTAAPGTTDDGRMRRITQHVPPLYAGRLFAAQEAGATEAELRRIAAEALQESYFKDSGRRASDLLVELTDIDYLDY; from the coding sequence GTGGGCATCGTCGGAGACAGCCTGGAACGGGCCACCGCGGCCAAGGGCACCCGCCCCATCCCGAAGTCAGCAGGCGCGCAGATGCGCTACCTGGTCAAGCAGCACAAGGGCTCCACCAAGGCCGTCGCCTCACTCCTGGGCATCTCCCAGCGCACCGTCGAGCGCTACGTGAAAGACCAGATCAAGACCCCGCGCCCCGAACTCGCCGAGCACATGGCGGCCGAGGCCACCCGCCGCTGGCAGCCCCTGGTGAAGAAACGCGCCCGCGAGCAGGCGGCGAAGCGGACAGGGCTGGTGATCGAGACCCGCGCCCGGTCCGGTTTCACGGCCGCGCCGGGCACGACGGATGACGGCCGGATGCGCCGGATCACCCAGCACGTCCCGCCCCTCTACGCCGGCCGTCTCTTCGCCGCCCAGGAAGCCGGTGCGACTGAGGCCGAACTCCGGCGGATAGCCGCCGAAGCCCTTCAGGAGAGCTACTTCAAGGACAGCGGCCGCCGCGCGAGCGACCTCCTCGTCGAACTCACCGACATCGACTACCTCGACTACTGA